In Aegilops tauschii subsp. strangulata cultivar AL8/78 chromosome 3, Aet v6.0, whole genome shotgun sequence, one genomic interval encodes:
- the LOC109769517 gene encoding uncharacterized protein, giving the protein MRGGESWRSRAPCHRRATTAPPCRRSSSGYRGVRKRPSGLYYAEIRSGDVRLGLGTFETPHEAAHAYDAAAWRLERPRSQMNFRDVYTREQAQAVAPPPRLITDLDHAEHRRRQRRLLIAKEDERAMAEWRRRHPEDVANERAFWAERTARRRAERADRCRRKALAISQCDLVNAGGKSFFTSDDERWDDVWISTSDNTDESDDEDDSE; this is encoded by the exons ATGCGCGGGGGAGAAAGCTGGCGCTCGCGCG CGCCCTGTCATCGACGcgccaccaccgcgccaccatgccgccggtCATCTTCGGGCTACCGCGGCGTCCGCAAGCGCCCCTCCGGCTTGTACTACGCTGAGATCCGGTCcggcgacgtccgcctcggccttggcacgttcgagaccccgcacgaggccgcccacgcgtacgacgcggcagcgTGGCGCCTAGAGAGGCCTCGCTCGCAGATGAACTTCCGCGATGTCTACACGCGCGAGCAGGCACAGGCCGTcgcccctcctcctcgtcttATCACGGACCTGGACCATGCGGAGCACCGTCGAcggcagcgccgcctcctcatcgCCAAGGAGGACGAGCGAGCCATGGCGGAGTGGCGCCGGCGCCACCCGGAGGACGTCGCCAACGAGCGCGCCTTCTGGGCGGAGAGGACGGCAAGGCGTCGCGCGGAGCGGGCGGACCGGTGTCGGCGGAAGGCACTGGCTATATCGCAGTGCGATCTCGTCAACGCCGGTGGGAAGTCGTTCTTCACGTCAGATGATGAACGTTGGGATGACGTGTGGATCTCTACCTCGGACAACACCGACGAGAGTGATGATGAGGACGACTCGGAGTAG